The following coding sequences lie in one Megalodesulfovibrio gigas DSM 1382 = ATCC 19364 genomic window:
- a CDS encoding iron-containing alcohol dehydrogenase: MAVREQVYGFFIPSVTLIGIGASKEIPAKIRELGGSKPLLVTDKGIVKSGVLKQVTDLLDAAKMEYVVYDETIPNPTDENVHKGVEVYKKNGCDSLITLGGGSSHDCGKGVGLVVSNGGKIHDYEGVNKSTKPMMPYVAVNTTAGTASEMTRFCIITDLSRKVKMAIVDWRVTPGIAVDDPMLMVGMPPALTAATGMDALTHAVEAYVSIIANPMTDACAEKAIELIFKYLRPAVANGQDIEAREGMCFAQYLAGMAFNNASLGHVHAMAHQLGGFYDLPHGECNAILLPHVEKFNLIAKMDRFVKMAQIMGENTAGLSPRAAAELALDGIKKLSTDVGIPAGLIELGKRYGKDVKAADIPTMTANAQKDACGFTNPRCPTDKDVAAIYESAL; the protein is encoded by the coding sequence ATGGCTGTTCGCGAACAAGTGTATGGTTTCTTCATTCCCAGCGTGACCCTCATCGGCATCGGCGCCTCCAAGGAAATCCCCGCCAAGATCCGTGAGCTGGGCGGCTCCAAGCCCCTGCTCGTGACCGACAAAGGCATCGTGAAGTCTGGCGTGCTGAAACAGGTCACCGACCTGCTCGACGCTGCCAAGATGGAATACGTGGTGTACGACGAAACCATCCCCAACCCCACCGACGAAAACGTCCATAAGGGTGTGGAAGTTTACAAGAAGAACGGCTGCGACAGCCTGATCACCCTGGGCGGCGGTTCCTCTCACGACTGCGGCAAGGGCGTGGGCCTGGTCGTCTCCAACGGCGGCAAAATCCACGACTACGAAGGCGTGAACAAGTCCACCAAGCCCATGATGCCTTATGTGGCTGTGAACACCACCGCCGGCACCGCCTCCGAAATGACCCGCTTCTGCATCATCACCGACCTGTCCCGCAAAGTGAAGATGGCCATCGTTGACTGGCGCGTGACCCCCGGCATCGCCGTGGACGACCCAATGCTGATGGTTGGCATGCCCCCGGCCCTGACCGCCGCCACCGGCATGGACGCCCTGACCCACGCCGTGGAAGCCTATGTTTCCATCATCGCCAACCCCATGACTGACGCCTGCGCCGAAAAGGCCATCGAACTGATCTTCAAATACCTGCGTCCCGCCGTGGCCAACGGCCAGGACATCGAAGCCCGCGAAGGCATGTGCTTCGCGCAGTACCTGGCCGGCATGGCGTTCAACAACGCCTCCCTGGGCCACGTGCACGCCATGGCTCACCAGCTGGGCGGCTTCTACGACCTGCCCCACGGCGAATGCAACGCCATCCTGCTGCCCCATGTGGAAAAGTTCAACCTCATCGCCAAGATGGATCGCTTCGTGAAGATGGCCCAGATCATGGGCGAAAACACGGCTGGTCTGTCTCCTCGCGCTGCCGCCGAACTCGCTCTGGACGGCATCAAGAAGCTGTCCACCGACGTCGGCATCCCCGCTGGGCTCATTGAGCTCGGCAAGCGTTATGGCAAGGACGTGAAAGCGGCCGACATCCCCACCATGACCGCAAACGCCCAAAAGGACGCCTGCGGCTTCACCAACCCCCGCTGCCCGACCGACAAGGATGTTGCTGCCATTTACGAGTCTGCCCTGTAG
- a CDS encoding 4Fe-4S dicluster domain-containing protein, giving the protein MNTVNLTQSYDAEFVHEVEAATGQVLATCYQCGNCTAGCPYTFVYDIPVSQVMRLLQAGQKETVLSCNSIWLCASCQSCTTRCPNNIEVAQIMDTLRHMARRKGFAKAQRPVRTFWDSFLASVRKHGRVFEMGTVAEYVMKTGRFWSDVDLGPKILPKGKLHFRPHDIQGKDEVARIFERFEKEFGPQSTQEASHAR; this is encoded by the coding sequence ATGAACACTGTCAATCTCACCCAATCGTACGACGCGGAGTTCGTCCACGAGGTGGAAGCCGCCACCGGCCAGGTGCTCGCCACCTGTTACCAGTGCGGCAACTGCACTGCCGGCTGTCCGTACACCTTCGTGTACGACATCCCGGTCAGTCAGGTCATGCGGCTGCTGCAGGCCGGCCAGAAGGAAACTGTGCTCTCCTGCAATTCCATCTGGCTGTGCGCCTCCTGCCAGAGCTGCACCACCCGCTGCCCCAACAACATCGAAGTGGCGCAGATCATGGACACCTTGCGGCACATGGCGCGGCGCAAGGGTTTTGCCAAGGCACAGCGGCCTGTGCGCACATTCTGGGACAGCTTCCTGGCCTCCGTGCGCAAGCACGGCCGCGTGTTCGAGATGGGCACCGTGGCCGAGTACGTGATGAAAACTGGCCGCTTCTGGTCCGATGTGGACCTCGGCCCCAAGATTCTTCCCAAGGGCAAACTCCACTTCAGGCCGCACGACATCCAAGGCAAGGACGAAGTGGCCCGCATTTTCGAACGCTTCGAAAAGGAGTTCGGCCCGCAATCCACCCAGGAGGCGAGCCATGCCCGCTAA
- a CDS encoding CoB--CoM heterodisulfide reductase iron-sulfur subunit B family protein — translation MPAKVYAYYPGCSGLGSSKEYEQSTRAVLKALGLEVQEIPDWSCCGSTPAHTVDHRLSSALAGRNLAQAERMGDMAGVITPCPSCLTNLKNAAHHLHEPAFRAEVNKLLDRPINTVLPVKSVLQAIYEDVGPAAIKARVVRPLSSLKLAPYYGCIMNRPPHIMQFDHHEHPVAMDELMEAIGANVVQFPLKVECCGASYGVARNDIVMKLSGKLLDTAADRGANAMVTACPLCQMNLDLRQGQINSANRTRHRTPVFYFTQLLGLALGMSEKEVGLDMLSVDPAPALTAPVAVPAEATA, via the coding sequence ATGCCCGCTAAGGTGTACGCCTATTATCCCGGCTGCTCGGGCCTTGGATCGTCCAAGGAATATGAGCAGAGCACCCGCGCCGTCCTCAAGGCCCTGGGCCTGGAGGTGCAGGAGATTCCGGACTGGAGCTGCTGCGGCTCCACGCCCGCGCACACCGTGGACCATCGCCTCTCCTCCGCCCTGGCCGGCCGCAACCTGGCCCAGGCCGAACGCATGGGCGACATGGCCGGCGTCATCACTCCCTGCCCCAGCTGCCTGACCAACCTCAAGAATGCCGCGCACCACCTGCACGAGCCGGCCTTCCGCGCCGAGGTGAACAAGCTGCTGGACCGGCCCATCAATACGGTGCTGCCCGTCAAGAGCGTGCTGCAGGCCATTTATGAGGATGTGGGCCCGGCGGCCATCAAGGCCCGCGTGGTGCGCCCCCTCTCCAGCCTCAAGCTGGCGCCGTACTACGGCTGCATCATGAACCGGCCGCCGCACATCATGCAGTTCGACCACCACGAACACCCCGTGGCCATGGACGAGCTGATGGAAGCCATCGGCGCGAATGTGGTGCAGTTTCCCCTCAAGGTGGAATGCTGCGGCGCCTCCTATGGCGTGGCCCGCAACGACATCGTGATGAAGCTTTCCGGCAAACTGCTGGACACCGCGGCGGATCGTGGCGCCAATGCCATGGTCACCGCCTGCCCGCTGTGCCAGATGAACCTGGACTTGCGGCAGGGCCAGATCAACTCGGCCAACCGCACCCGGCACCGCACACCCGTCTTCTACTTCACCCAGCTCCTGGGCCTGGCCCTGGGCATGAGCGAAAAGGAAGTGGGTCTGGACATGCTGAGCGTGGACCCCGCACCCGCCCTCACCGCACCGGTCGCCGTACCGGCCGAGGCCACGGCCTGA
- a CDS encoding CoB--CoM heterodisulfide reductase iron-sulfur subunit A family protein, translated as MKIGVFVCHCGSNIAGTVDVKAVAAQSRALPEVAFASDTMYACSEPGQQGIIEAIKEQHLDGVVVASCTPRMHAPTFMRTLTRAGLNPYMFEMANIREHVSWIGKDKTANTQKAADLIAMSVAKLVQNKPLIPKSFQINKRVLVIGGGVAGIQAALDCADGGLDVVLVEKTTSIGGKMSKLDKTFPTVDCSSCILGPKMVDVAQHDKITLYAASEVAEIGGYVGNFTVQIKKKPTYVDWEACTGCGLCMEKCPAKKTPDSFNENVGTCTAINIPFPQAIPKKASIDPSTCIKLTKGKCGVCAKVCPTKAIRYDMQEEIVTESVGAIVVATGYDLMDWTVYSEYGGGKYPDVITSLQYERLLSASGPTGGHVKRPSDGKEPKNVVFIQCVGSRDKSVDRPYCSGFCCMYTAKQAILTKDHIPDSQSYVFYMDIRAPGKLYDEFTRRTMEEYGARYIRGRVAMVYPKGDKLVVRGADTLAGAQVEIDADLVVLAVGAEAAAGSPQLAEKLRISYDKYGFFMESHPKLRPVETNTAGVYLAGCAQGPKDIPSSVGQGSAAASKVLGLFSKDTLQSDPQVSSVDIKRCVGCGKCIMTCPFGAIKEVDFRGQPKAEVIETVCQGCGICTSTCPQGAIQLSHFTDNQILAEVNALCPPALSADAVLLERVKEEVE; from the coding sequence ATGAAAATTGGAGTCTTCGTCTGTCACTGCGGGTCCAACATCGCCGGCACTGTGGACGTAAAAGCCGTGGCCGCGCAGTCCCGGGCCCTGCCTGAGGTGGCCTTCGCCTCGGACACGATGTACGCCTGTTCCGAACCTGGCCAGCAAGGCATCATCGAAGCCATCAAGGAACAACACCTCGACGGCGTGGTGGTGGCCTCCTGCACCCCGCGCATGCACGCCCCCACGTTCATGCGCACCCTGACCCGCGCCGGCCTCAACCCCTACATGTTCGAAATGGCCAACATCCGGGAGCACGTCTCCTGGATCGGCAAGGACAAAACCGCCAACACCCAGAAGGCGGCGGATCTCATTGCCATGTCCGTGGCCAAGCTGGTGCAGAACAAGCCCCTCATCCCCAAAAGCTTCCAGATCAACAAGCGCGTGCTGGTCATCGGCGGCGGCGTGGCCGGCATCCAGGCGGCCCTGGACTGCGCCGATGGCGGGCTGGATGTGGTGCTGGTGGAAAAAACCACCTCCATCGGCGGGAAAATGTCCAAGCTGGACAAGACCTTCCCCACCGTGGACTGCTCCAGCTGCATCCTTGGCCCCAAGATGGTGGACGTGGCCCAGCACGACAAGATCACCCTCTATGCCGCCAGCGAAGTAGCTGAAATTGGCGGGTACGTGGGCAACTTCACCGTCCAGATCAAGAAAAAGCCCACCTATGTGGACTGGGAAGCCTGCACCGGCTGCGGCCTGTGCATGGAAAAATGCCCGGCCAAAAAGACGCCTGACAGCTTCAACGAAAATGTCGGCACCTGCACGGCCATCAACATTCCCTTCCCCCAGGCCATCCCCAAGAAGGCCAGCATCGACCCCAGCACCTGCATCAAGCTCACCAAGGGCAAGTGCGGCGTGTGCGCCAAGGTGTGCCCCACCAAGGCCATCCGCTACGACATGCAGGAAGAGATCGTCACCGAAAGCGTCGGCGCCATCGTGGTGGCCACGGGCTACGACCTGATGGACTGGACCGTCTACAGCGAGTACGGCGGCGGCAAATACCCCGACGTCATCACCTCGCTGCAGTACGAGCGCCTGCTCTCGGCCTCCGGCCCCACCGGCGGGCACGTCAAGCGCCCCTCCGACGGCAAGGAGCCCAAGAACGTCGTCTTCATCCAGTGCGTGGGCTCGCGCGACAAGAGCGTGGACCGGCCCTACTGCTCCGGCTTCTGCTGCATGTACACGGCCAAGCAGGCCATCCTGACCAAGGACCACATCCCGGATTCCCAAAGCTACGTCTTCTACATGGACATCCGCGCCCCGGGCAAACTCTATGACGAGTTCACCCGCCGGACCATGGAAGAATACGGCGCGCGCTACATCCGCGGCCGCGTGGCCATGGTCTACCCCAAGGGCGACAAGCTCGTGGTCCGCGGGGCAGATACCCTGGCCGGCGCACAAGTGGAAATCGACGCCGACCTGGTGGTGCTGGCCGTGGGCGCAGAAGCCGCCGCCGGTTCCCCCCAGCTGGCGGAAAAGCTGCGCATCTCCTACGATAAATACGGCTTCTTCATGGAGAGCCATCCCAAGCTGCGCCCGGTGGAAACCAACACCGCCGGCGTGTACCTGGCCGGCTGCGCCCAGGGCCCCAAGGACATCCCCTCCTCCGTGGGCCAGGGTTCCGCCGCCGCCTCCAAGGTGCTGGGCCTGTTCTCCAAGGACACGCTGCAAAGCGACCCGCAAGTCTCCTCCGTGGACATCAAGCGCTGCGTGGGCTGCGGCAAGTGCATCATGACCTGCCCCTTCGGGGCCATCAAGGAAGTGGACTTCCGGGGCCAGCCCAAGGCCGAGGTCATCGAGACCGTCTGCCAGGGCTGCGGCATCTGCACGTCCACCTGCCCGCAGGGAGCCATCCAGCTCTCGCACTTCACCGACAACCAGATCCTGGCGGAAGTCAACGCCCTGTGTCCGCCGGCATTGTCTGCAGACGCGGTGCTGCTGGAGCGCGTCAAGGAGGAGGTCGAGTAA
- a CDS encoding hydrogenase iron-sulfur subunit — MSQELRIVGFLCNWCSYGGADTAGVGRFTQPTDLRVIRVPCSGRIDPLFILKTLVNGADGVLVSGCHPRDCHYAEGNFYARRRLEVVHRFMPILGIDPRRFSYTWVSASEGQRWQHVVTTFTNEIHALGPAPKIAGNPMEKLGALAQAV, encoded by the coding sequence ATGTCCCAGGAACTCAGAATCGTAGGCTTTCTCTGCAACTGGTGCTCCTACGGCGGCGCGGACACGGCCGGCGTGGGCCGGTTCACCCAGCCCACGGACCTGCGCGTTATCCGCGTGCCCTGCTCGGGCCGCATCGATCCCCTGTTCATCCTGAAGACGCTGGTCAACGGCGCCGACGGGGTGCTGGTTTCCGGCTGCCACCCGCGCGACTGCCACTACGCGGAAGGCAACTTCTACGCCCGGCGTCGGCTGGAAGTGGTGCACCGGTTCATGCCCATCCTGGGCATCGACCCGCGCCGCTTCTCCTACACCTGGGTCTCCGCCTCGGAAGGCCAGCGCTGGCAACACGTGGTGACCACCTTCACCAACGAGATCCACGCCCTGGGCCCCGCGCCCAAGATTGCCGGCAACCCCATGGAAAAACTCGGCGCGCTGGCGCAGGCCGTGTAA
- a CDS encoding 4Fe-4S dicluster domain-containing protein: MSHLEQLKAAIKERLPELEMVIGWGQGFDALHATPIFMKTPEDVDKLLWGPLNVHNTATYLTAYKGKKVGVVVKGCDSRSIIELLQEKLLNRDDVVVFAAPCSGVADLTRIKKSLEAKGLDMGRVKAVAVAGDTLTLSVAGQDVALSLKAVAADKCGRCQYHNALVSDVFVGEPLQESAADNYDDLAEFEKQSMDDRMAYWKKEMERCIRCYACRNACPMCVCRDHCIAQSREPGWVSQRDDVSEKFFFQMIHAMHLAGRCTECGECQRVCPVDIPLLLLKRKLNKEIKELFDYQAGTKIDAKPPLLAFKVEEENINERGW; encoded by the coding sequence GTGTCTCATCTTGAACAACTCAAGGCCGCCATCAAAGAACGGCTTCCGGAGCTGGAGATGGTCATTGGCTGGGGGCAAGGCTTCGACGCCCTGCACGCCACGCCCATCTTCATGAAAACCCCCGAGGACGTGGACAAGCTCCTCTGGGGCCCCCTCAACGTGCACAACACCGCCACCTACCTCACGGCCTACAAGGGCAAAAAGGTGGGCGTGGTGGTCAAAGGCTGCGACAGCCGGTCCATCATTGAGCTGCTGCAGGAAAAACTGCTCAACCGGGACGATGTGGTGGTCTTCGCCGCGCCCTGCAGCGGCGTGGCCGATCTGACCAGGATCAAAAAATCGCTTGAGGCCAAGGGATTGGATATGGGCCGCGTCAAGGCCGTAGCCGTGGCGGGCGACACCCTCACCCTGTCGGTCGCCGGGCAGGACGTGGCCCTCTCCCTCAAAGCCGTGGCTGCAGACAAATGCGGCCGCTGCCAGTACCACAATGCGCTTGTCTCCGATGTGTTCGTGGGCGAACCCCTGCAGGAAAGCGCCGCCGACAACTACGACGACTTGGCGGAGTTCGAAAAGCAGTCCATGGACGACCGCATGGCCTACTGGAAAAAGGAAATGGAGCGCTGCATCCGGTGCTATGCCTGCCGGAACGCCTGCCCCATGTGCGTCTGCCGCGACCACTGCATTGCCCAGAGCCGTGAACCCGGCTGGGTGAGCCAGCGCGACGACGTGTCTGAAAAATTCTTCTTCCAGATGATCCACGCCATGCACCTGGCCGGCCGCTGCACCGAGTGCGGCGAATGCCAGCGCGTCTGCCCCGTGGACATCCCGCTGCTGTTGCTCAAGCGCAAGCTGAACAAGGAAATCAAAGAGCTCTTCGACTACCAGGCCGGGACCAAGATCGACGCCAAGCCGCCGCTTTTGGCCTTCAAGGTGGAGGAAGAGAATATCAATGAGAGAGGGTGGTAA
- a CDS encoding 4Fe-4S dicluster domain-containing protein, giving the protein MKFLPADKLATWLEEQAKTRKVLAPVKEGDAVVFRPLAKDRPLVLDRQATQPPKGTVFPACETLAAFKYKKHPENLGQVDVVVKETIHPDATLVFGGRPCDARGFLIFDRVYQGKTVDDPYYQARRAATVFATLVCTSAENACFCHEVGSSPADPAGSDLLFTPVEGGYVVEAVSDRGKELLGSSLMTDAAAKASAAEAVKQQAAAELDQARPLDGAPKALLSLFDNMGFWEEVSAKCISCGACTYLCPTCYCFNITDERSGMVGERLRTWDNCMSSLFTMEASGHNPRPTKAHRLKNRVGHKFSYYPTIHESIIACCGCGRCIKLCPMSVNIREIVHKALDAAPAAAAETPAPAAAPAPAPAPAAKPAAATPAPAEKASAKQKAHGKTKAAKASKKGA; this is encoded by the coding sequence ATGAAATTCCTCCCCGCCGACAAGCTCGCCACCTGGCTGGAAGAGCAGGCCAAGACCCGCAAGGTCCTTGCCCCCGTCAAAGAGGGCGACGCTGTGGTCTTCCGTCCCCTGGCCAAGGATCGCCCCCTGGTCCTCGACCGTCAGGCCACCCAGCCCCCCAAGGGCACGGTGTTCCCGGCCTGCGAAACCCTGGCGGCCTTCAAATACAAAAAGCACCCTGAAAACCTGGGTCAGGTGGACGTGGTGGTCAAGGAAACCATCCACCCCGACGCCACCCTGGTCTTTGGCGGCCGGCCCTGCGACGCCCGCGGCTTCCTGATCTTCGACCGCGTCTACCAGGGCAAGACCGTGGACGACCCCTACTACCAGGCCCGCCGCGCCGCCACGGTGTTTGCCACCCTGGTCTGCACCAGCGCCGAAAACGCCTGCTTCTGCCACGAAGTAGGCAGCTCCCCGGCCGATCCCGCCGGCTCCGACCTGCTCTTCACTCCCGTGGAGGGCGGCTATGTGGTGGAAGCCGTGTCCGATCGCGGCAAGGAGCTCCTGGGCTCCAGCCTGATGACCGACGCCGCGGCCAAGGCCTCGGCCGCCGAAGCCGTCAAGCAGCAGGCCGCCGCCGAGCTGGATCAGGCCCGTCCCCTGGACGGCGCGCCCAAGGCCCTGCTCTCCCTGTTCGATAACATGGGCTTCTGGGAAGAAGTCTCCGCCAAATGCATCAGCTGCGGAGCCTGCACGTACCTGTGCCCCACCTGCTACTGCTTCAACATCACCGATGAACGCAGCGGCATGGTGGGCGAGCGCCTGCGCACCTGGGACAACTGCATGAGCTCCCTGTTCACCATGGAAGCCAGCGGGCACAACCCCCGGCCCACCAAGGCGCACCGGCTCAAGAACCGCGTGGGACACAAGTTCAGCTACTATCCCACCATTCACGAGTCCATCATCGCCTGCTGCGGCTGCGGCCGATGCATCAAGCTGTGTCCCATGAGCGTGAACATCCGCGAGATCGTCCACAAGGCCCTGGACGCCGCCCCTGCGGCAGCAGCCGAAACGCCTGCTCCCGCGGCGGCCCCGGCTCCTGCCCCGGCTCCTGCAGCAAAGCCGGCAGCCGCCACGCCTGCGCCCGCGGAGAAGGCCTCGGCCAAGCAGAAGGCCCACGGCAAGACCAAGGCCGCCAAGGCCAGCAAGAAGGGAGCGTGA
- a CDS encoding FAD/NAD(P)-binding protein: MTLPNPYLPEIATVIETVQETPNIKTFRVRLNNEERMKNFTYQPGQVGQLSVFGVGESTFVINSPPTRMDYLQFSVMRAGEVTAKLHTINAGDQIGVRAPLGNWFPYESMKGKNIVFVGGGIGMAPLRTLMLFMLDNRKDYGDISLLYGARSPQDMAFQYELPEWTTRADMKTVLTIDREAPGWEHTVGLIPNVLTEMAPSPKNCVAITCGPPIMIKFTLQALKKLGFEDDQIITTLEKRMKCGVGICGRCNIGTKYVCVDGPVFTYAQLKELPNEL, from the coding sequence ATGACCCTGCCCAACCCGTATCTCCCGGAAATTGCGACGGTCATCGAAACCGTCCAGGAGACGCCCAACATCAAGACGTTTCGCGTGCGCCTGAACAATGAAGAGCGCATGAAGAACTTCACGTATCAGCCCGGCCAGGTGGGGCAGCTCTCCGTCTTCGGCGTGGGCGAGTCCACCTTCGTCATCAATTCGCCGCCCACGCGCATGGACTATCTGCAGTTCAGCGTCATGCGCGCCGGTGAGGTGACGGCCAAACTGCACACCATCAACGCCGGGGACCAGATCGGCGTGCGCGCCCCCCTGGGCAACTGGTTCCCCTACGAATCCATGAAAGGCAAGAACATCGTGTTCGTGGGCGGCGGCATCGGCATGGCCCCCCTGCGCACGCTCATGCTGTTCATGCTGGACAACCGCAAGGACTATGGCGACATCAGCCTGCTGTACGGCGCGCGCTCCCCGCAAGACATGGCCTTCCAGTACGAACTGCCCGAGTGGACCACCCGCGCGGACATGAAAACCGTGCTGACCATCGACCGCGAAGCGCCCGGCTGGGAACACACCGTGGGGCTCATCCCCAACGTGCTCACAGAAATGGCGCCTTCGCCCAAAAACTGCGTGGCCATTACCTGCGGCCCGCCCATCATGATCAAGTTCACCCTGCAAGCCTTGAAAAAACTGGGCTTCGAGGACGACCAGATCATCACCACCCTGGAAAAGCGCATGAAGTGCGGGGTGGGCATCTGCGGACGTTGCAACATCGGCACCAAGTACGTGTGCGTGGACGGCCCGGTGTTCACCTACGCCCAGCTCAAAGAACTGCCAAACGAGCTTTAA
- a CDS encoding ferritin-like domain-containing protein produces MAQFFSASEIAKAAVEIEKKGQEFYRRVASNAKTETLKALFEHLAKEEMRHERIFSDLLARLGAVELPAWSNAEEYAMYVNALIESHALFTGGLAEKYMAEATDDKTAIRMAMAFEKDTLLFFMEMRELVPASEQEFVQQCIDEERLHLRQLKAML; encoded by the coding sequence ATGGCTCAGTTTTTCAGTGCATCTGAAATCGCCAAGGCGGCGGTGGAAATAGAGAAGAAAGGCCAGGAATTCTACCGTCGCGTGGCCTCCAACGCCAAAACGGAGACGCTCAAGGCCCTCTTTGAGCATCTGGCCAAGGAAGAGATGCGGCACGAGCGCATCTTCTCCGACTTGCTGGCCCGGCTGGGCGCGGTGGAACTGCCGGCCTGGAGCAATGCTGAGGAATACGCCATGTACGTGAACGCGCTCATCGAATCGCATGCGCTGTTCACCGGCGGACTGGCGGAAAAATACATGGCGGAAGCCACGGACGATAAAACCGCCATCCGCATGGCCATGGCCTTCGAAAAGGACACCCTTCTGTTCTTCATGGAAATGCGGGAGCTGGTGCCTGCCTCGGAGCAGGAATTCGTGCAGCAGTGTATCGACGAAGAACGACTGCACCTGCGGCAGCTCAAGGCCATGCTGTAA
- a CDS encoding aldehyde ferredoxin oxidoreductase C-terminal domain-containing protein, whose product MDKILRIDVGAEGGPKLTTLPVGEYAGLGGRAMTSCVVSKEVPADCHPLGPENKLVIAPGLMSGSAAVISGRLSIGCKSPLTGTIKESNAGGQAAQYLARLGYAAIILEGQRKGDDVYKVVITKDAVTIEVDNSLKMLPNYDLCDKLKPVYGEKVAIISIGTAGEMLMSNSSIAVTDPEFRPTRHAGRGGVGAVMGSKGIKCIVVNPEGTSMRKPANDEQFKTANKAFLEGLKRHAVTGQGLPAYGTNVLTNILNEAGGYPTYNFAQGRYKDHADISGEAQAQLEEKRGGAGAATHGCHRGCCIQCSGTYYDKDGNYLTKQPEYETVWAHGGNCGINDLDVIAKLDFMDDNYGFDTIEMGTTIGVLMEAGVIPFGDAEGAIKLVEEAGKGTPMGRIVGAGTATAARCYGLEHAPVVKGQSMPAYDPRAVKGVGVTYATTTQGADHTAGYAVATNILGVGGKVDPLTPVGQAELSRNLQIATAALDATGFCLFVAFAILDQGDTFNAMVDTINGMYGLSMDGNDVVDLGKKILTWERDFNTAAGFTKAHDRLPRYFSREPLAPHGVVFDVPADELDKVMEF is encoded by the coding sequence ATGGACAAGATTCTTCGTATCGATGTCGGCGCTGAAGGCGGTCCCAAACTGACCACGCTTCCCGTGGGCGAATATGCCGGCCTGGGTGGCCGCGCCATGACGTCCTGCGTGGTGAGCAAGGAAGTTCCCGCGGACTGCCACCCCCTGGGACCTGAAAACAAGCTGGTCATCGCGCCCGGCCTCATGAGCGGCAGCGCCGCCGTCATTTCCGGCCGCCTCTCCATCGGCTGCAAGTCCCCCCTCACCGGGACCATCAAGGAATCCAACGCCGGCGGCCAGGCTGCCCAGTATCTTGCCCGCCTGGGCTACGCGGCCATCATCCTCGAAGGCCAGCGCAAGGGCGACGATGTGTACAAGGTGGTCATCACCAAGGACGCCGTGACCATCGAGGTAGACAACTCCCTCAAGATGCTGCCCAACTACGACCTGTGCGACAAGCTCAAGCCCGTGTACGGCGAAAAAGTGGCCATCATCTCCATCGGCACCGCCGGTGAAATGCTGATGTCCAACTCCTCCATCGCCGTGACCGACCCCGAATTCCGTCCCACCCGGCATGCCGGCCGTGGCGGCGTGGGCGCGGTGATGGGCTCCAAGGGCATCAAGTGCATCGTGGTCAACCCCGAAGGCACCTCCATGCGCAAGCCCGCCAACGACGAGCAGTTCAAGACCGCCAACAAGGCGTTCCTGGAAGGCCTCAAGCGCCACGCCGTTACCGGCCAGGGCCTGCCTGCCTACGGCACCAACGTGCTCACCAACATCCTGAACGAAGCCGGCGGCTACCCCACCTACAACTTTGCCCAGGGCCGCTACAAGGACCACGCCGACATCTCCGGCGAAGCCCAGGCCCAGCTTGAAGAAAAGCGCGGCGGCGCCGGCGCTGCCACCCACGGCTGCCACCGCGGCTGCTGCATCCAGTGCTCCGGCACCTACTACGACAAAGACGGCAACTACCTGACCAAGCAGCCCGAGTACGAAACCGTCTGGGCGCATGGCGGCAACTGCGGCATCAACGACCTGGACGTCATCGCCAAGCTCGACTTCATGGATGACAACTACGGCTTCGACACCATCGAAATGGGCACCACCATCGGCGTGCTCATGGAAGCTGGCGTCATCCCCTTCGGCGATGCCGAAGGCGCCATCAAGCTGGTGGAAGAAGCCGGCAAGGGCACGCCCATGGGCCGCATTGTGGGCGCCGGCACCGCCACTGCCGCCCGCTGCTACGGTCTTGAGCACGCCCCCGTGGTCAAGGGCCAGTCCATGCCCGCGTACGACCCCCGCGCCGTCAAGGGCGTGGGCGTCACCTACGCCACCACCACCCAGGGCGCGGACCACACCGCCGGCTACGCCGTGGCCACCAACATCCTGGGCGTGGGCGGCAAGGTTGACCCCCTGACCCCCGTGGGCCAGGCTGAACTCTCCCGCAACCTCCAGATCGCCACTGCCGCGCTGGACGCTACCGGCTTCTGCCTCTTCGTGGCCTTCGCCATCCTGGATCAGGGCGACACCTTCAATGCCATGGTGGACACCATCAACGGCATGTACGGCCTGAGCATGGACGGCAACGACGTGGTGGATCTTGGCAAGAAAATCCTCACCTGGGAACGTGACTTCAACACCGCCGCGGGCTTCACCAAGGCCCACGACCGGCTGCCCAGGTACTTCTCCCGCGAGCCCCTGGCTCCTCACGGCGTGGTGTTCGACGTGCCCGCCGATGAACTGGACAAGGTCATGGAATTCTAG